The following are encoded in a window of Methylicorpusculum oleiharenae genomic DNA:
- a CDS encoding ABC transporter ATP-binding protein: METAISLQEVTKSYWESGLEQTILGNVSLNIRQGELIVLLGRSGSGKSTLLNLLSGIDQPNSGRVNIMGTELTALPENERTLFRRRHIGFVFQAYNLIPTLTVLENLLLPLELLHRITDTDVEKALNLLDKLDLKPRQDSYPDRLSGGEQQRIAIARSLIHEPAIVLADEPTGNLDLETGKQVLALLDTLVRQTGKTMIMATHSQEVMGLADRVFTIRDKTLVTVEKKS; the protein is encoded by the coding sequence ATGGAAACAGCCATCTCACTCCAAGAAGTGACCAAAAGTTATTGGGAGTCAGGACTTGAACAAACGATTCTGGGTAATGTCTCGCTGAATATCCGTCAGGGCGAATTGATCGTGCTGCTGGGCAGAAGCGGCTCGGGAAAATCAACGTTGCTGAACCTGCTGAGCGGTATCGACCAGCCCAACAGTGGACGGGTCAACATCATGGGCACTGAATTGACCGCACTGCCGGAAAACGAACGCACATTGTTCAGGCGCAGGCATATCGGTTTTGTATTTCAGGCTTACAATCTGATTCCAACGCTGACCGTACTGGAAAACTTACTGCTGCCTTTGGAATTACTGCACCGCATTACCGATACTGATGTGGAAAAAGCCTTGAACCTGCTTGATAAACTCGACTTAAAGCCGCGTCAGGACAGTTATCCGGACCGTCTTTCGGGAGGCGAGCAGCAACGTATCGCAATAGCCCGGTCGCTGATCCATGAACCGGCCATCGTTTTAGCCGACGAACCCACGGGCAACCTGGATCTGGAAACCGGCAAGCAAGTCCTGGCGTTATTGGATACGCTGGTACGTCAAACCGGTAAAACCATGATCATGGCAACCCACAGTCAGGAAGTTATGGGGCTGGCCGATAGAGTCTTTACAATACGGGACAAAACGCTGGTTACCGTTGAAAAGAAATCATGA
- a CDS encoding FtsX-like permease family protein, which translates to MSSLINRASRNFLLKHPWQLALALLGITLGVAVVIAIDIALESSLQSFTQAGRAISGTATHRIIGGDGGLDERIYRQLKIDKGLRKLSPALQSTVILNQFPESRFTLLGIDPFAEKGLQASWQTALTEDQSALAGRLITEPDTLLISEHTAQKLELKVDDWLTISTGQGERKMQVIGLIALSDSLSRHALDNMLITDIATAQEVTGLSGKLSFIDWVLDDSDHQPSLIDAIRDSLPNTAELIAMETHNQAMRQMTEAFSINLNALGLLSLLVGMFLIYNTMTFLVIQRWRLIGSLRLLGVSRKQVFTMIVQEALLLALAGTGTGILLGIMLAQGLLHLVSATVNSIFFRIEGGDWFVSYWQIGKAIGLGVGATLLAVLPPALEATRLAPSTVIIRSQLESGIRRIIKIATSLSVVFIFLGLGLAYFSETSIRLGLACIFMLLFGFALMTPGITLVIMKGVEWLTGRLFGVLGKLPPRLVTAEISRTGIAIAALMIAVSATIGMDLMISSFRQTVSDWLKISLQADLYVALPGEKLADNKAAVDQLLKTAIAEIPGVSKLSSVLHTRIRGVNGLIDASVFELNDQAQHGFLFTHPPKADIWQTFEQQGVFITEPYAYHHGLKPGQDLLLHTAQGQQAFKILAIYKDYSGDRGHIAMSRTLYLRHWPDLGFTGIGIYAQPDTDLSALEPQIAGLLKGAQSVRSNRAIYEASMQVFGQTFAVTEALRWLAAGIAFVGVFGALMALQYERTRQLGILRAIGVTPRQLSIMITSETGLMGLVAGVFSIPVGFIVAYVLIFVVYQRSFGWTMDFHMNTASLFQGLLLALIAALLAGILPSLKMAKTSPAIALRNE; encoded by the coding sequence ATGAGCTCATTAATAAACCGCGCCAGCCGCAACTTTTTATTGAAACATCCCTGGCAACTGGCCTTGGCATTATTAGGCATTACACTGGGCGTTGCTGTCGTCATTGCTATCGATATCGCGCTGGAAAGCTCGCTGCAATCATTCACTCAGGCTGGACGCGCTATTTCAGGTACGGCAACGCACAGAATCATAGGCGGCGATGGCGGTCTTGATGAGCGTATTTATCGTCAACTCAAAATCGATAAGGGACTGCGCAAATTATCCCCGGCACTTCAATCAACCGTCATACTCAACCAATTTCCCGAGTCGCGCTTTACTTTACTGGGTATCGATCCGTTTGCTGAAAAAGGCCTTCAGGCTAGCTGGCAAACTGCATTGACCGAGGATCAATCGGCACTCGCCGGCCGCTTAATCACAGAACCGGATACCCTCTTGATCAGCGAGCATACCGCCCAAAAACTCGAATTGAAGGTTGATGACTGGCTGACAATCAGCACAGGCCAGGGTGAGCGGAAGATGCAAGTCATCGGTTTGATCGCACTCAGCGACTCGTTAAGCCGACACGCGCTGGATAACATGCTGATCACCGACATTGCCACCGCTCAGGAAGTCACCGGTTTATCCGGTAAACTGAGCTTCATTGATTGGGTGCTGGATGACAGTGATCACCAACCTTCCTTGATCGATGCTATCCGAGACAGCCTGCCGAATACCGCTGAGTTGATTGCCATGGAAACGCACAATCAGGCCATGCGGCAAATGACCGAAGCATTTTCCATCAATCTGAATGCATTGGGCTTGCTGTCGCTACTGGTGGGCATGTTTCTCATCTATAACACCATGACCTTTCTGGTGATTCAACGGTGGCGCTTGATAGGCAGTTTGCGTTTACTGGGCGTCAGTCGAAAACAGGTGTTTACAATGATTGTGCAGGAAGCCTTGTTATTGGCCCTGGCGGGCACCGGCACCGGTATTTTGCTGGGTATTATGTTAGCCCAAGGTCTCTTGCATCTGGTCTCGGCAACCGTGAACAGTATTTTTTTCAGGATTGAAGGCGGCGATTGGTTTGTCTCTTACTGGCAAATCGGCAAAGCCATAGGACTGGGTGTTGGTGCAACGCTATTGGCCGTCTTGCCGCCCGCTTTGGAAGCGACCCGATTGGCGCCTTCCACGGTGATTATTCGCTCGCAACTGGAATCGGGCATCAGACGCATCATCAAAATTGCGACCAGTTTAAGCGTGGTATTCATTTTTCTGGGCCTGGGCCTGGCCTATTTTTCCGAAACAAGCATCAGGCTAGGCTTGGCCTGCATCTTTATGCTGTTGTTCGGTTTTGCATTGATGACTCCCGGCATTACCTTGGTCATTATGAAAGGCGTCGAATGGCTAACGGGGCGCTTATTCGGTGTGCTGGGCAAACTGCCGCCCCGACTGGTGACGGCAGAGATAAGCCGGACCGGCATCGCCATTGCCGCCCTGATGATTGCCGTATCGGCAACTATTGGCATGGATTTGATGATTTCCAGTTTCCGTCAAACCGTATCGGACTGGCTAAAAATCAGCTTGCAGGCAGATTTATATGTGGCCTTGCCCGGGGAGAAACTGGCTGATAACAAAGCTGCGGTCGATCAGCTACTGAAAACGGCAATAGCTGAAATTCCGGGAGTATCCAAGCTCAGCAGTGTGCTGCACACGCGTATCAGAGGCGTGAACGGTTTGATTGATGCGTCTGTTTTCGAACTCAACGATCAAGCCCAACACGGCTTCCTTTTTACTCACCCGCCAAAAGCCGATATATGGCAGACCTTTGAACAACAAGGTGTTTTTATCACCGAACCTTACGCTTATCATCACGGGCTAAAACCCGGACAAGACCTGTTGCTGCACACCGCACAAGGTCAACAGGCCTTCAAAATACTGGCCATTTACAAGGATTACAGCGGCGACCGGGGGCATATTGCAATGAGCCGCACACTCTATTTACGCCACTGGCCTGATTTAGGCTTCACCGGCATCGGCATTTATGCCCAGCCGGATACCGATCTAAGCGCACTGGAACCGCAGATTGCAGGCTTGCTGAAGGGCGCTCAATCGGTTAGGTCCAACCGAGCTATTTATGAGGCATCGATGCAGGTCTTCGGGCAAACGTTTGCAGTCACCGAGGCGTTACGCTGGCTGGCGGCAGGAATTGCCTTTGTCGGCGTATTTGGCGCGCTGATGGCTTTGCAATACGAACGAACCCGGCAGCTGGGAATTCTCCGAGCGATTGGCGTAACGCCCAGACAATTATCGATCATGATCACGTCAGAAACCGGATTGATGGGACTGGTCGCCGGTGTTTTTTCGATTCCTGTTGGTTTTATCGTCGCCTATGTACTGATATTTGTGGTCT
- a CDS encoding FG-GAP-like repeat-containing protein, producing the protein MVQTKWVRCLFSVMCLLLLNSKCALAFESGNDLPVGNYLSAVTAGDFNADQKADLAVTNYYDGTLSIVFGNGSGNVSQPLLYRVGNAPMHVHSTDLNGDGITDLVVANYQSHNVSVLMGRGQGSFRAARNYLSGKTPIQVVSSDFNNDKIPDLAVANSSTNSISLMLGKGDGSFLPASSFNVGLQPSSLAAGDINRDGRTDLVVANYKDNTVSVLLGDGKGLFSPQKKIAAGSGPYSLALTDLNRDSKPDVVVTNYKSGTVSILLGKGDGNFVAMGIIAVGQTPRFLLSEDLNNDKIPDLAITRFSDNKVTLLLGKGDGRFSAPEIFAVGNGPTSIAARDFDRDQALDLAVANHYDGSLSMLFGERSDSQSPPPVSQPPAPTPGQQDGGLAAIEQSVLQKINAYRVSRGLALLTADNTISDVARIHSQNMASGSVSFGHDGFQTRIQTIAQALPYRSAGENVAANWGYGDPAATAVDGWLKSAAHHASIVGNYRKTGIGVARSRSGEVFLTQIFWY; encoded by the coding sequence ATGGTTCAAACAAAATGGGTCAGATGTTTATTTTCTGTCATGTGCTTACTACTGCTTAATTCGAAATGCGCTTTGGCATTTGAGTCAGGAAACGATTTGCCTGTTGGAAATTATCTAAGTGCTGTTACTGCAGGTGATTTTAATGCCGATCAAAAAGCTGACCTGGCAGTCACCAATTACTATGATGGCACCCTTTCGATTGTGTTCGGAAACGGCAGTGGAAATGTATCACAGCCATTGCTTTACCGGGTAGGCAACGCACCGATGCATGTTCATTCAACCGACTTGAACGGTGACGGCATAACAGATCTGGTTGTCGCCAATTACCAAAGTCATAATGTTTCAGTGCTGATGGGCAGAGGGCAAGGTTCTTTCAGAGCCGCCAGGAACTATTTGTCCGGAAAAACGCCCATTCAGGTAGTCAGTTCGGATTTTAACAATGACAAAATACCCGATCTGGCCGTTGCCAATAGCAGTACCAACTCGATATCACTGATGCTTGGAAAAGGAGATGGAAGCTTTTTACCGGCCAGTAGTTTTAATGTGGGTCTACAACCCAGTTCACTCGCGGCGGGTGACATTAATAGAGATGGCCGTACAGATTTAGTCGTAGCCAATTACAAAGATAATACCGTATCGGTGTTATTGGGTGACGGTAAAGGCCTGTTTTCTCCGCAAAAGAAAATAGCGGCAGGTTCCGGCCCTTATTCACTGGCATTGACAGACCTTAATAGAGACAGCAAACCGGATGTTGTTGTAACCAATTACAAAAGTGGCACTGTTTCCATCTTATTGGGTAAAGGGGATGGTAATTTCGTAGCCATGGGCATTATTGCCGTCGGGCAAACCCCACGGTTTTTGCTGAGTGAAGACTTAAATAACGATAAAATTCCTGATCTGGCAATAACCCGTTTTTCGGATAACAAAGTGACATTATTATTAGGCAAAGGGGACGGCCGTTTTTCCGCGCCTGAAATTTTTGCAGTGGGTAATGGGCCGACGTCTATTGCTGCCCGTGATTTCGATCGCGACCAAGCATTAGATCTTGCGGTTGCTAACCATTATGACGGCAGCCTCTCTATGCTGTTTGGTGAGCGGTCAGATAGCCAATCGCCACCGCCCGTGAGTCAGCCGCCCGCTCCAACGCCCGGTCAACAGGACGGTGGTTTGGCGGCTATTGAACAAAGTGTCCTCCAGAAAATCAACGCTTACCGTGTTTCGCGAGGTTTAGCCTTATTAACTGCCGACAACACGATCAGCGATGTGGCAAGAATTCATAGCCAAAATATGGCGTCAGGATCAGTCTCTTTTGGTCATGACGGTTTTCAAACGCGTATTCAAACCATTGCTCAAGCACTGCCTTATCGCAGCGCCGGTGAAAACGTGGCTGCTAATTGGGGTTACGGCGATCCGGCAGCAACAGCGGTTGATGGCTGGTTAAAGAGTGCTGCTCATCATGCCAGTATTGTGGGAAATTATCGAAAAACAGGGATAGGCGTAGCCAGAAGCCGTAGCGGAGAAGTATTTCTTACCCAAATCTTTTGGTATTGA
- a CDS encoding MliC family protein produces MLVCDNGYDISAIYYAPNSEGILLKLSLKISKAGKTDAVEMIPAIAASGAKFETPDGQLSFWEHQGEFTLGKGDKNVSVCRQAAKKSVP; encoded by the coding sequence GTGCTGGTCTGTGATAATGGTTATGACATAAGCGCCATCTACTATGCACCTAATTCGGAAGGCATATTGTTGAAGCTGTCTTTAAAAATCAGTAAAGCGGGGAAAACGGATGCCGTGGAAATGATCCCTGCAATTGCTGCCAGCGGCGCGAAATTCGAGACTCCGGATGGTCAACTGTCTTTTTGGGAGCATCAAGGCGAGTTTACGTTGGGAAAAGGCGATAAGAATGTCAGCGTTTGTCGTCAAGCCGCCAAGAAATCAGTGCCCTAA
- a CDS encoding universal stress protein, whose translation MDKYGHILVAVDYSHHCRIVAEKARQLASLHQAKLSLLHVLDNIPMPQMQYGTIIPLDELSDNTLLEAEKTRLIELGKDLGISKDNCQLVWGMPKREITLFADRKDVDLIVVGSHGRHGIALLLGSTANAVLHHAHCDVLSVRLKD comes from the coding sequence ATGGATAAATACGGCCATATTTTGGTTGCAGTGGATTACTCGCATCATTGCCGCATCGTTGCAGAAAAAGCCCGGCAACTGGCAAGTCTGCATCAGGCTAAACTCAGTCTCTTGCATGTACTGGATAATATCCCCATGCCGCAAATGCAGTACGGCACGATAATACCGCTGGATGAGTTGTCCGATAACACGCTATTGGAAGCTGAAAAAACCAGACTGATAGAACTGGGCAAAGATCTGGGTATCAGCAAAGATAATTGCCAACTGGTTTGGGGCATGCCCAAGCGTGAAATCACATTGTTTGCTGACCGCAAAGATGTGGATTTGATTGTCGTCGGTTCGCATGGCCGGCATGGCATCGCCTTGTTGCTGGGTTCTACAGCCAATGCTGTGTTACATCATGCTCACTGCGATGTGCTTTCGGTGCGTTTGAAAGATTGA